The sequence TGTAGCTCAATAGACCTAAACTCGGTGGGCAGTCGATTAAGATAAAGTCATAATTGTCTCTGATGGGGTCGAGCGCTTCAGACAGGCGAACCTCGCGAAAATCCAGGTTGACTAGCTGGATTTCGGCGGCGCTGAGTGTGATATTGGTGGGAGCAAGAGCCATGCCGTGAAGGGAGGGCAGGATGAACAGTGGCTCCTCATTGACCAGGGTGTCGAACAGAGTCTTATCCAAACTGTCAGGGTCAATCCCCATGAAAGTCGTTAGGGAGGCTTGGGGGTCGAGGTCGATGAGAAGAACCTTGTGACCCCGTGCAGAGAGTTGGTAGCCCAGGTTCTGAGTAATCGTCGTTTTCCCGACCCCACCCGCTTGATTAAACAGTGCGATCGCTCGGCTCATCTAGTTGATTGCGTGGCACATTTAGCTTGAGAGCCAGCATATCGTGAATGAGTGGCTTTCCTTCATCTTTATCTGTCACTAGCGATCGCACGTTTGATACCAACCCTTACGTCCCTCAACAGTCTCCGCTAGTAGCCGTTGGTAAAATTAGTCCTCACGCTTTTGCACTCGTGGAACAGAGAAGGCTGACGAGCTGGCTTAATCTTCTTGCCCAATCAAGTCCACAGCCTTAGCCAAGTCATTAGGGGAGGGCTGGCAATAGCGCCTGGTGGTCTCTAAATTTTCATGTCCTGCCAGCGCGGCAATTTTCTCTAAACTAACCCCGGCATCTACTAAATTTTTACAGAAGGTATGGCGCAAGGTGTGAACACTAAAATTACTGAGGTTACCCCTGTATTTTTTCAGCAACCAGCAGACTCCACGGGGAACCATTCCTCCCCGCTGCCCTTGCATCACTGACTTATCCATGCCCCGGTTTTTTTCGTAGCCCAATAGCAGCAAAGCAGAGCGAGCATCCTTATTTAGAGGAATAACCCGGCGCTTTGAGCCTTTGCCTGCCCGCACAACCAGCTCACAGCAGCGATCGCTAATCTCAACGTCTCCCCAGCGGAGGTCTGTCAGCTCAGCAACCCGCAGCCCTGTGTTCAGTAGCAACTTCACCATCCCCAAATCGCGGCAGCTGCCATCGCGTTCCACCCGCTGTAGCAAATCATGTTGTTGGTCGGGAGATAGCCAACGGATTCCTTGGCGCTGTTCCTTGACCATCCTGGGCATTTTAGGGACTGATTTAATCCGCTCTGTGTCCTGCGCCCAAGTGAGAAAAGCGCTCATGCTACAGATCTTTCGATTGATGGTTGCGGGCTTAGCGGTCTGCGCTAAAAAGCGCTTGTAGTCCCGCAAATCCAAATTAGTGATTAATTCCGGACTGAATGGGCCTTGGGTTTGTTCAAACCACTTTATAAAGCCGTTTATATCTTGCAAATAGGCTCTAATCGTGTGGGGACTGCGCTCGTCGGCCTCTAATTCCATCCTCCAATCTTTTTGCCAATCGTCAAAATCATCGGCTGAGTTTTTGGGTCGATAATCCGCCAACCGTGCTACTTTCCCCATAGTTTGCCCCTCAACTCAACAGATAAGCTTGATTATCAGGCACTGATGTAGCAAAAAAAAAGTAATTCTCGCGCCCAGATTAAGCTAGAAAAAAGGAGTAAACTGCTGGTAAAATAGCGAGTACAGTACTTAATTTAATGGCGAGTGAGCATCCGAAAGTCACGGCGTACATTCCCCAGGAAATCCTTAAGGCGCTGGACGGCTGGAAGCAAGCTCACAGCCATTGAATCTCGCAGCGCCGCGATTGTAACCATCCATGCGGGCTATTTGGCAGTGTCGCACCCAGCACCGCTCCAAGATACGGTACTGAACAACCTGTTAACTGAACTCAGCCAACCAAAGGAGCGAGTAGCCGCCCTAGAGCAGCACATGGGTACCGCACCACAAGCAACACCGAGTACGGTGACTGAACCAGACAAGCCCAGCCGCAGTGACATGCTCCATAAGGCACCGAGTACTGTTACTCACTCAGACGGCTCTGGCTAAGCGCCTGGGCTGTTCTGATCAAGCGATCGAGAAGCACCGTTAGGGTGGCAGCAAAGAACAGTTCGCCACCTGGTCTGGCGATCGTGACCCGGATGGGGTGAGTTGGACTTAGGAGGGCAGTGGGGGCAGGAGCCAGCCTTAGGTTTGTGTCAGCAAGTACTAAGGCAGAATAAGGCCGCCAATTTTTCTGGCCCAGCGCTCCAAGTACTCAGATATTGAGAGCTTGTTGAGCGCTGCCAGCTGCTTTATTCTCGATTTGGCAGTTGGGGTGAGAGCCACTTGAAGAGTTTCAGACTTTGGCTCGTCGTAAAACACTCCCTCGCCCCTCATACGCTTTATTGAGGTGCGCCACTGCTCCTCCTGTCCTTCTGGTTTCTGAATTCGCCGCCTTCTTGCCATATTGCCTTTTTAGAAATTGCACAATATCTGAATTTTACGATGGCTGTTCGACCTGCCCTTTTTGTAGAACGCATAGCGAAAAGCGGGATAGCTTTTAAATCATAAGCTTAGTTTATAGTGGATAACTTGCGAAAATTTGGGTGTTCTGCCCCAATAGAACATTTTTATAGAACGCTTTTACAAATTTTTATCTCTGCAATATACTTCCACTTGTTTTATTTTTACCTAAAAAACAGGTAGACTAACTATTTCTAGTGGCATAATCAAATCTATATAGTATGTTAGAAATTAGGTCATATATTACTGGCATATTTTTCGATATTCAGACCAAAGCTGATAAGATGTAATTCTTACAGGGTCACGGATAGATGGCAGTTACAGCACTATAGGCTAAAGGAGTATTAACAATTAATAGTAATAGATTAGGAAAGTATACAGGAGATTTATCCTAGGTATTGATTGATAACCATCCTCTCCCAAAAGTTGTATATTTTATATAAAATAAATACAAATGCATTATTAAATAAATGACAGTTAAGAATGAGTCGTAATTCATCGCTGGTATAAAAGATAAACTAAAATCGTAGTACAATTAGAAAAATCTAAGACTACCTATACATAAGTAAAATCAATAAGTTAGTTTTTAGCTAATTTCTAATCCGTGAGGAGAAAAAATCCGATGAATAATAGAACGCTGCTGGATGCCTGGGAAACCTTCGAGCTTTCCTGCTCCAAAGATGCCTCTTTATGCCAAAGTGCGCTATTTCGCTTCACGCTTCCGGGGTTAGGAGGAAGCCAGCCTTCGGGAGCTAGACTTACCTCAAAGGAAATCGCTGCTGCTCTCAAGACGCTCGCCTCAATAGACATCTCTACCGACATCGGAGAACGCCTTAGAGAGGCACAAAAACAAACTTTTACGCTACTGAACACTCCCAATAAACGACAACGCCAGCCGAGATATTACCTGAATCAGTTCATCAACTGGGGTATTGAAAATGAAACTTTTCCCTCTGCAAAATCACCCGAAGAGAAGCCGCATTACATCTTCTATCCTGAAAAACTAAAGCGAATCAAACTAACTAAGCGAGAACATGTCTATAAAAAATTCGTCTTTTCTTTCGATGTGATTGATTATGAATCTGAACCGCTCGATCCCGAACAGATACAGCAGCATCTTCAGCGAATAAGCCAGGAATGTACTAGCTTTAAAAAATACCAAACCAGCGAAAGATGTCGGCAAGTTACCGCAGACTCATACGAAAGGCATTTAAATCGAATTTTAGGATGGCTTTATCGAGAAAAAGGTATTTCTTTGGCTGAAATCAGCCTCAGTAAGATAGTTCCTTTTGTCCGGCTGAACTTTCAAATTAGAGAGTTTTCCTCTAAGGAGAATCGCTTATTATCTCAATTGATTGCCAAGGCTGAAGCTTTAGAAAATATCAAGCACGAAGCCGAACAACTCGTCAATTTGCTAATAGAGTTTTTCGCGTGGCTCGAAAA is a genomic window of Microcoleus sp. AS-A8 containing:
- a CDS encoding tyrosine-type recombinase/integrase — its product is MGKVARLADYRPKNSADDFDDWQKDWRMELEADERSPHTIRAYLQDINGFIKWFEQTQGPFSPELITNLDLRDYKRFLAQTAKPATINRKICSMSAFLTWAQDTERIKSVPKMPRMVKEQRQGIRWLSPDQQHDLLQRVERDGSCRDLGMVKLLLNTGLRVAELTDLRWGDVEISDRCCELVVRAGKGSKRRVIPLNKDARSALLLLGYEKNRGMDKSVMQGQRGGMVPRGVCWLLKKYRGNLSNFSVHTLRHTFCKNLVDAGVSLEKIAALAGHENLETTRRYCQPSPNDLAKAVDLIGQED
- a CDS encoding ParA family protein; the protein is MSRAIALFNQAGGVGKTTITQNLGYQLSARGHKVLLIDLDPQASLTTFMGIDPDSLDKTLFDTLVNEEPLFILPSLHGMALAPTNITLSAAEIQLVNLDFREVRLSEALDPIRDNYDFILIDCPPSLGLLSYSALVGATHVLVPIETHYKAFQGTNLLLQTVAKVRKRGNPQLQIAGFVPSRYAASNSQDKRTLKAIQAQLATVATVYEPIPRLTAFVDASEEQVPLAVYDPKHPVLKILNQLAQQMEQLNAP